One window of Kosakonia cowanii JCM 10956 = DSM 18146 genomic DNA carries:
- a CDS encoding LysE family translocator → MSVIDSLMAFTFAATLLTLTPGLDTALILRTASVEGRKQAFQAQMGINAGCLIWGAMVAFGLGALIAVSELAYNVLKYCGAAYLCWLGLTMLLRPRGALTGINSVENPSQNWFIKGILGNVLNPKVGIFYVSFLPQFIPHGQPLIAWTFGLVMIHVLIGTCWSTALISATRPLATFLRKPRVIRWMDRCTGIVFLLFATRLALSKR, encoded by the coding sequence ATGTCAGTAATCGACAGCCTTATGGCGTTTACCTTTGCCGCTACGCTCCTAACGCTCACGCCGGGTCTTGATACCGCGCTGATCTTGCGCACAGCCTCGGTAGAAGGGCGTAAACAGGCTTTTCAGGCGCAGATGGGGATTAATGCCGGCTGCCTGATCTGGGGTGCAATGGTGGCATTCGGACTTGGGGCGCTAATTGCCGTTTCAGAACTGGCGTACAACGTCCTCAAATATTGCGGTGCCGCGTACTTATGCTGGTTGGGGTTAACTATGTTGCTGCGTCCGCGCGGGGCATTGACCGGTATCAATAGCGTTGAGAACCCTTCGCAGAACTGGTTTATCAAAGGGATACTTGGCAATGTACTTAATCCGAAGGTAGGGATTTTTTACGTTTCGTTTCTGCCGCAGTTTATCCCTCACGGGCAACCGCTTATTGCCTGGACATTTGGCCTGGTGATGATTCATGTACTGATTGGCACATGCTGGTCAACGGCACTGATTTCGGCGACCCGGCCACTGGCAACCTTCCTGCGCAAGCCGCGTGTGATCCGCTGGATGGATCGCTGCACGGGTATCGTATTCCTGCTTTTTGCTACCCGGTTAGCGCTAAGCAAGCGCTGA
- the cls gene encoding cardiolipin synthase, translated as MSAFYTVMSWLIVVGYWLLIAGVTLRILMKRRAVTSAMAWLLVIYILPLVGIIAYLSLGELHLGKRRAERARAMWPSTAKWLSDLKHFNHIFATENSSVASSLFKLCERRQGIAGVKGNQLQLLTSSDDVMQALIRDIQLARHNIEMVFYIWQPGGMADQVAESLMAAARRGVHCRLLLDSAGSVTFFRSPWAGMMRNAGIDVVEALKVNLMRVFLRRMDLRQHRKIVLIDNYIAYTGSMNMVDPRYFKQDSGVGQWVDLMARMEGPIATAMGIVYSCDWEIETGKRILPPPPDANIMPFEEASGHTIHTIASGPGFPEDLIHQALLTAVYASREYLIMTTPYFVPSDDLLHAICTAAQRGVDVSIILPRKNDSVLVGWASRAFFTELLAAGVKIYQFEGGLLHTKSVLVDGELSLVGTVNLDMRSLWLNFEITLVIDDAGFGGDLAAVQDDYISRSRLLDARLWVKRPFWHRIAERLFYFFSPLL; from the coding sequence ATGTCCGCGTTTTACACCGTAATGAGTTGGCTCATTGTTGTTGGTTACTGGTTGCTTATTGCTGGTGTTACGCTGCGTATTCTGATGAAGCGCCGGGCGGTCACGTCGGCCATGGCGTGGCTGCTTGTCATCTATATCCTGCCGCTGGTGGGCATTATCGCTTACCTTTCGCTTGGCGAGCTGCATCTCGGTAAACGGCGCGCCGAGCGTGCGCGGGCAATGTGGCCCTCAACCGCTAAATGGCTCAGCGATCTTAAACACTTCAACCATATCTTCGCCACCGAGAACAGCAGCGTTGCCTCCTCGCTGTTTAAGCTGTGCGAGCGCCGCCAGGGTATCGCCGGGGTCAAAGGTAATCAGCTGCAACTGCTGACCTCCTCAGATGACGTGATGCAGGCGCTGATCCGCGATATCCAGCTCGCCCGCCACAATATCGAGATGGTTTTCTATATCTGGCAGCCCGGCGGTATGGCCGACCAGGTGGCAGAGTCGCTGATGGCGGCAGCGCGCCGCGGCGTGCACTGCCGTCTGCTGCTGGACTCGGCAGGCAGCGTCACCTTCTTTCGTAGCCCGTGGGCGGGAATGATGCGCAATGCGGGCATTGATGTCGTTGAAGCGCTGAAGGTCAACCTGATGCGTGTCTTCCTGCGCCGCATGGACTTGCGCCAGCACCGGAAAATCGTACTGATCGATAACTATATTGCCTATACCGGCAGCATGAACATGGTCGATCCGCGTTACTTTAAACAGGACTCCGGCGTCGGTCAGTGGGTCGACCTGATGGCGCGCATGGAGGGCCCTATCGCCACGGCTATGGGCATCGTCTACTCCTGCGACTGGGAGATTGAGACCGGCAAGCGCATTCTCCCGCCGCCGCCCGATGCCAATATCATGCCGTTTGAAGAGGCCAGCGGGCACACTATTCACACCATTGCATCGGGGCCTGGCTTCCCGGAGGATTTGATCCACCAGGCGCTGTTGACGGCGGTATATGCGTCGCGTGAATATTTGATCATGACCACCCCCTACTTTGTCCCGAGCGACGATCTGCTGCATGCGATTTGTACCGCAGCGCAGCGCGGGGTGGATGTGAGCATTATTCTGCCGCGCAAAAATGATTCCGTGCTGGTCGGCTGGGCCAGCCGCGCATTCTTTACCGAGCTGCTGGCCGCCGGGGTGAAGATCTACCAGTTTGAAGGCGGATTGCTGCATACCAAGAGCGTGCTGGTCGACGGCGAGCTGAGCCTGGTCGGCACGGTGAACCTTGATATGCGCAGCCTGTGGCTCAACTTTGAGATTACGCTGGTGATTGACGACGCGGGATTTGGCGGCGATCTGGCGGCGGTGCAGGATGATTACATCTCCCGCTCGCGCTTGCTGGATGCGCGCTTGTGGGTAAAACGGCCCTTCTGGCACCGCATTGCTGAACGACTGTTTTACTTCTTTAGTCCGTTGCTGTAA
- the yciA gene encoding acyl-CoA thioester hydrolase YciA: MTTPSTAPQGELVLRTLAMPADTNANGDIFGGWLMSQMDMGGAIQAKEIAHGRVVTVRVDGMTFLRPVAVGDVVCCYARCVKRGNTSITINVEVWVKKVMSEPIGQRYKATEALFIYVAVDNEGKPRPLPAQP, from the coding sequence ATGACAACGCCTTCAACTGCGCCTCAGGGCGAACTTGTACTACGCACACTCGCAATGCCCGCCGATACCAACGCTAACGGCGATATTTTTGGCGGCTGGTTAATGTCGCAAATGGATATGGGCGGCGCCATTCAGGCAAAAGAGATCGCCCACGGGCGCGTGGTGACAGTGCGGGTAGACGGCATGACCTTCCTGCGCCCGGTCGCGGTTGGCGATGTGGTCTGCTGCTACGCCCGCTGCGTCAAACGCGGCAATACTTCCATTACGATCAACGTCGAAGTGTGGGTGAAAAAAGTGATGTCTGAACCGATTGGTCAGCGCTATAAAGCCACCGAAGCGCTGTTTATCTATGTCGCGGTGGACAATGAAGGCAAACCGCGTCCGCTGCCCGCGCAGCCATAA
- a CDS encoding YciI family protein codes for MLYVIFAEDIADSLEKRLSVRPAHLARLQLLRDEGRLLTAGPLPAVDSNDPGVAGFSGSTVIAEFESLEAAKSWAEADPYVAAGVYQSVTVKPYKKVF; via the coding sequence GTGCTATACGTTATTTTTGCTGAAGATATTGCCGATTCTCTGGAAAAACGCCTCTCCGTACGTCCGGCCCACCTTGCACGTCTGCAACTGCTGCGTGATGAAGGCCGTCTGTTAACCGCAGGCCCACTGCCGGCAGTCGACAGTAACGATCCTGGTGTTGCCGGGTTTAGCGGCTCAACGGTGATTGCTGAGTTTGAATCGCTGGAAGCGGCGAAATCCTGGGCGGAAGCCGATCCCTACGTGGCGGCGGGCGTCTATCAGAGTGTCACGGTCAAACCCTATAAAAAAGTTTTCTAA
- the tonB gene encoding TonB system transport protein TonB, whose product MTLDLPRRFPWPTLLSVAIHGAVVAGLLYTSVHQVVELPAPAQPISVTMVSPAELEPAPAPAPPQPVVEPEPEPVVEPEPIPEPPKEAPVVIEKPKPKPKPKPKPKPVKKVEQPKRESKPVEPQQANPFENSAPSRPAASTTTSTATKPAPSVPAGPRALSRNQPQYPPRAQALRIEGRVRVKFDVTADGRVENVQILSAQPANMFEREVKAAMRKWRYEAGKPGSGLIVNVVFRLDGSTSME is encoded by the coding sequence ATGACCCTGGATTTACCTCGCCGCTTTCCCTGGCCGACGCTGCTCTCCGTCGCCATTCACGGTGCTGTTGTGGCGGGTCTGCTTTATACCTCGGTACATCAGGTTGTTGAACTGCCCGCACCCGCGCAGCCTATCTCTGTCACTATGGTCTCGCCTGCGGAGCTGGAGCCTGCTCCCGCCCCGGCACCGCCGCAGCCGGTTGTTGAGCCTGAACCCGAACCGGTCGTCGAGCCAGAGCCGATCCCCGAGCCGCCTAAAGAGGCGCCGGTGGTGATTGAGAAGCCAAAGCCCAAACCCAAACCGAAGCCTAAACCCAAGCCGGTGAAAAAAGTGGAGCAGCCGAAGCGCGAAAGTAAGCCGGTTGAGCCGCAGCAGGCGAATCCGTTTGAGAACAGTGCTCCGTCGCGTCCGGCGGCAAGCACCACGACCTCGACCGCGACAAAACCGGCACCGTCGGTCCCGGCAGGCCCGCGCGCATTAAGCCGCAACCAGCCGCAATATCCACCGCGTGCGCAGGCGCTGCGCATTGAAGGACGTGTGAGAGTGAAATTTGACGTCACGGCGGATGGACGTGTTGAGAACGTGCAGATCCTCTCGGCGCAACCGGCGAATATGTTTGAGCGCGAAGTGAAGGCCGCAATGCGCAAATGGCGCTATGAGGCCGGTAAGCCCGGCTCGGGGCTGATCGTCAACGTCGTCTTCCGCCTCGATGGCAGCACCTCGATGGAATAA
- a CDS encoding septation protein A, which produces MKQFLDFLPLALFFVVYKMYDIFTATKVLIVASAIVLIYCWIRYRKVEKVALITFVLVAVFGGLTIKFHDVEFIKWKVTVIYGLFATALLFSQWVMKKTLIQRMLGKELTLPDAVWSKLNIAWALFFIVCGLANIYIAFWLPFDVWVNFKVFGLTILTLLFTVLSGVYIYRHMPAQDEKS; this is translated from the coding sequence ATGAAGCAGTTTCTTGATTTTCTGCCGCTGGCGCTCTTTTTTGTGGTCTACAAGATGTACGACATTTTCACCGCCACCAAGGTGCTGATTGTCGCCTCGGCCATCGTGCTGATCTACTGCTGGATCCGCTATCGCAAGGTAGAAAAAGTTGCGCTGATTACCTTTGTGCTGGTCGCCGTGTTTGGCGGGCTGACAATTAAATTCCATGACGTGGAATTTATTAAGTGGAAAGTGACGGTGATCTACGGTCTGTTTGCCACAGCGCTGCTCTTCAGCCAGTGGGTGATGAAGAAGACGCTTATCCAGCGCATGCTGGGCAAAGAGCTGACGCTGCCCGACGCCGTCTGGTCGAAGCTCAATATCGCCTGGGCGCTCTTCTTTATCGTCTGCGGGCTGGCGAATATCTATATCGCGTTCTGGCTGCCGTTTGACGTGTGGGTCAATTTCAAGGTCTTTGGCCTGACGATCCTCACCCTGCTGTTCACCGTGCTGAGCGGCGTCTATATCTACCGGCACATGCCGGCGCAGGATGAGAAATCCTGA
- a CDS encoding YciC family protein, whose protein sequence is MSITAKSVYRDTGDFLRYQFITILLIVLSCTVITAVIGHVLSPSEEQFSSVMDADNLAETNNPFELVQSMTLEQQKMLLHTSAAATIAGLTGYALLIGALVVLMQRVTARQPVSALSAMGASVPTAPKLFLLLLLAIFIVQLGMLFLYVPGIFLAIFLALAPILLVQEKMGVFASMRSSMRFSRANMRFVAPPVVAWLLTKFLMLRYGHHLIAFSPEGGAIIANALSNLFSAVLLIYLFRLYMLMRK, encoded by the coding sequence ATGTCTATCACGGCGAAATCCGTTTACCGTGACACGGGGGATTTTCTTCGTTACCAGTTCATTACAATCTTACTGATTGTGCTGTCGTGTACCGTTATCACCGCAGTCATCGGGCACGTCCTTTCACCCAGTGAAGAGCAGTTCTCCAGCGTAATGGATGCTGACAACCTGGCGGAAACAAATAATCCATTCGAGCTGGTGCAGAGTATGACGCTGGAACAGCAAAAAATGCTGTTACACACCTCGGCTGCGGCAACGATTGCCGGATTGACGGGGTATGCGCTGCTGATAGGCGCGCTGGTTGTGCTGATGCAAAGGGTTACAGCCCGGCAGCCTGTCAGCGCGTTAAGTGCAATGGGAGCCAGCGTGCCGACGGCACCGAAGCTCTTTTTACTGCTTCTGCTGGCCATTTTTATCGTGCAACTCGGCATGCTGTTCCTTTACGTTCCGGGCATATTTCTGGCTATTTTCCTCGCCCTTGCACCGATTCTGCTGGTGCAGGAAAAAATGGGCGTCTTTGCCTCGATGCGTAGCAGTATGCGCTTTAGCCGGGCAAATATGCGTTTCGTCGCTCCGCCGGTAGTAGCCTGGCTGCTGACGAAATTTCTGATGCTGAGATATGGTCACCATCTCATCGCGTTTTCGCCGGAAGGTGGCGCGATAATTGCCAATGCACTGAGTAATCTCTTCTCGGCAGTGCTACTGATTTACCTTTTCCGCCTCTATATGCTGATGCGCAAATAA
- a CDS encoding YciY family protein, translating into MKRSRTEVGRWRMLRQVGRRKARWLEAQSRRNMRIHSIRKCGVNRHRNVLLFAIYDI; encoded by the coding sequence ATGAAGCGTAGTCGAACGGAAGTGGGGCGCTGGCGTATGCTGCGTCAGGTTGGCCGCCGGAAAGCGCGCTGGCTGGAAGCGCAGTCCCGCCGTAATATGCGAATCCACAGCATCAGGAAATGCGGCGTTAATCGCCATCGTAATGTGTTGCTGTTTGCCATCTACGATATCTGA
- a CDS encoding HI1450 family dsDNA-mimic protein, with amino-acid sequence MEMDLNNRLTEDETLEQAYDIFLELAADNLDPADIILFNLQFEERGGAELFDPGEDWQEHVDYDLNPDFFAEVVIGLAETDGGELNDVFARVLLCREKDHKLCHILWRE; translated from the coding sequence ATGGAAATGGACCTGAATAACCGCCTGACGGAAGATGAAACGCTTGAGCAAGCGTATGACATCTTCCTGGAACTGGCGGCGGACAACCTGGATCCGGCGGACATCATTCTTTTCAACCTGCAGTTTGAAGAGCGTGGCGGTGCAGAACTGTTCGATCCCGGCGAGGACTGGCAGGAGCATGTGGATTACGATTTAAATCCGGATTTCTTTGCTGAGGTAGTGATTGGCCTGGCGGAGACGGATGGCGGTGAGCTGAATGATGTCTTTGCGCGCGTGCTGCTGTGCCGCGAGAAAGACCATAAGCTGTGCCATATTCTCTGGCGCGAATAA